The Tigriopus californicus strain San Diego chromosome 5, Tcal_SD_v2.1, whole genome shotgun sequence genome includes a region encoding these proteins:
- the LOC131881109 gene encoding lebercilin-like isoform X1, which produces MSEEISEDEQSQGSARDGRKSRNSISKYHDDFYSENYDSEPEEGKDDDEKQDQHTSQSDLKEKKLLNKRQGRRPTSLKSTKGSSYASVPHVIDASNFGTSSSPMLSILSYQTSSNWSSTRSNSASKFVADRINSANLKAKKERLNSKKELQREVQDLREQNRLLNRTVKRQDLELSRLGGTRGELPTILHAHNEEVRVLKEKLKKISEVKRDLNLRLDRKDAELFRMRESNKNLTSLTQTKKLDQREQLQVELGNVQDQLVLRDQENSDMRHKIAIIEKSHRQQMNHLRGKYHGLVKKMDLAKQEIEKLKDDIKEKDKLIHRSHIYAHRYNRRSNHSRMSGAISMFSINTRSDDDISEIDGTDKKALGHISPAVDREKDERHSMTKSETSESQENLENQADNDDQNETQGEEGGPSRKMMDRKDTFVREQNMDDDDDDDSKPTNDVEAHESPEKDTAKVDEESGNGGPDYDKSTLNSEEHDLKSDTNQQISRRDNSFISSREFFQSNGIVIQEKSYPKSEGANQNEPNSNQSSEDSPQKTGIHEMSDDDKMALWMPKGMSSRSSSIGSNPNPSSKGTPTHDSPSYRSRRATLDEKPLDSSKKVGLLAQLNDIDQSGSLKPANVYGDSFKAGGYSPSFGPAMKQQASVTFSTDYGDELTKGKGGFKAHGDLDQSLNSSIGSVNSVVSRKTNLMEELFGPGAK; this is translated from the exons ATGTCTGAAGAAATATCTGAAGACGAACAAAG TCAAGGTTCAGCGAGAGATGGGAGAAAATCTAgaaattcaatatcaaaatatcatgatGACTTCTACAGCGAGAATTATGACTCTGAGCCAGAGGAAggtaaagatgatgatgaaaaacaaGACCAACATACTTCACAGTCCGATCTTAAAGAAAAGAAGCTTCTCAATAAGAGGCAAGGTCGTAGACCGACCAGCTTGAAATCCACCAAAG GTTCATCCTACGCCTCGGTTCCTCATGTGATAGATGCGTCCAATTTCGGAACCTCCTCCAGTCCAATGCTTTCAATCTTGTCTTACCAAACATCTTCCAATTGGAGCTCAACCAGATCTAATAGCGCCTCCAAATTTGTAGCAGATCGAATAAATTCTGCCAACCTAAAAGCCAAAAAGGAGCGGCTCAATTCCAAAAAAGAGCTCCAAAGAGAAGTACAG GACTTGAGAGAGCAAAACCGACTCTTAAATCGTACCGTAAAAAGGCAAGATCTAGAATTGAGTCGCTTGGGTGGAACCCGAGGCGAGCTACCAACCATTCTACACGCACACAACGAAGAGGTCAGAGTTCTTAAGGAAAAGCTCAAAAAG ATTTCGGAAGTCAAAAGGGATCTCAACCTTCGATTGGATCGCAAGGACGCTGAGTTGTTCAGGATGAGAGAGTCTAATAAGAATCTTACGTCCTTGACTCAAACCAAGAAGCTGGATCAAAGGGAGCAGCTTCAAGTAGAACTTGGAAATGTTCAAGACCAATTGGTTTTAAGAGATCAAGAGAATTCA GATATGAGGCACAAGATTGCCATCATTGAAAAGAGCCATCGGCAACAGATGAACCATTTGCGTGGGAAATATCATGGACTGGTCAAGAAGATGGATCTAGCCAAACAAGAGATTGAAAAGTTGAAGGATGATATCAAGGAGAAAGATAAACTCATCCATCGGAGCCACATCTATGCCCATAGATATAACAGGAGGAGCAATCATAGTCGAATGTCTGGAGCGATTAGCATGTTTAGCATAAACACTAGGTCAGATGACGACATTAGTGAAATTGATGGAACCGATAAAAAGGCTCTGGGTCACATTTCGCCTGCAGTTGATCGAGAAAAGGATGAGCGGCATTCTATGACAAAATCAGAGACTTCCGAAAGCCAAGAGAACCTCGAGAACCAAGCAGATAACGATGATCAAAACGAAACTCAAGGAGAGGAAGGTGGACCGTCCAGGAAGATGATGGATCGAAAAGACACGTTTGTGAGGGAGCAAAatatggatgatgatgatgatgatgattcgaAACCTACAAATGATGTGGAAGCCCATGAATCACCTGAAAAAGACACGGCAAAAGTGGACGAAGAGTCAGGCAATGGTGGGCCTGACTATGACAAGTCAACATTAAACTCGGAGGAGCATGATTTGAAATCGGATACCAATCAACAAATCTCGAGACGAGATAACTCGTTCATAAGCTCGAGGGAGTTCttccaaagtaatggaatcGTCATACAAGAGAAATCGTACCCCAAAAGCGAAGGAGCCAATCAA AACGAGCCAAACAGCAACCAATCCAGTGAAGATTCGCCCCAAAAGACCGGAATCCACGAAATGTCCGATGATGATAAAATGGCACTCTGGATGCCGAAAGGGATGTCTTCAAGATCTTCTTCCATTGGCtccaatccaaatccaagCAGCAAAGG CACTCCCACTCATGACAGCCCATCATATCGGTCCCGAAGAGCTACATTGGATGAAAAGCCATTAGACAGCTCGAAGAAAGTTGGACTTCTAGCCCAACTAAATGACATTGATCAATCAGGATCCTTGAAACCAGCCAACGTGTATGGGGATTCATTCAAAGCTGGAGGATACTCGCCATCTTTTGGTCCTGCCATGAAGCAACAGGCCTCTGTCACGTTTAGCACAGACTATGGAGATGAGTTAACTAAAGGGAAAGGGGGCTTTAAGGCTCACGGAGACCTTGATCAATCATTGAACTCGTCCATCGGATCCGTCAACTCGGTTGTAAGTCGAAAGACCAATCTTATGGAGGAACTTTTTGGTCCTGGGGCCAAATGA
- the LOC131880561 gene encoding uncharacterized protein LOC131880561, whose translation MIPPNSKPSVESISEALSTSTAFPAPGLAMISPEDAPTMEDTSKVGGWVWIFLFGCVIFLSLVSNLALCTAVFTDRRKHKIVYFMLILFFVINLIDYSVLLFEFSLGMEHLFPYSEGICTLYQVTLRSYPILQAWAIVILLHYTCNVYLLPEDLPFRTAVGAASQRTSNHHHHTLVQCNSRTSNLYLFGSILLGLFLATCLFSIPTAYFAKVVVFEENLRYCEIDPSALASPQGNVHKAVSFYYLIYQALLSYWLPLLVSIPFMLRLAYSKHGNKYPEVALVSSTAISFFVFYLLHGCVVLIRHSLDVSGHDLSTYHAWMIKVLQSLFWLLAFSWHVFRAALVILLDPDLKESVLHPSCCFARRSPPASSASTIGIFPSSFHTSPSPLALFREGRRDQHNQDLENRLLMKVSTMPLFRAPLPAVQKKEEQIHLFHGEADDSTL comes from the exons ATGATTCCTCCAAACTCGAAGCCCAGCGTGGAGTCCATCTCCGAGGCCTTATCCACCAGCACGGCCTTTCCGGCACCTGGTTTGGCCATGATATCACCAGAAGATGCACCAACCATGGAAGACACATCGAAGGTTGGCGGGTGGGTGTGGATATTTCTATTTGGTTGTGTCATCTTCCTGTCCTTGGTGTCCAACCTAGCCCTTTGCACTGCCGTCTTCACCGACCGGAGGAAGCACAAGATTGTCTATTTCATGCTCATtctcttctttgtcatcaacCTCATTGACTATTCCGTGCTTCTGTTCGAGTTCAGTCTGGGGATGGAACACCTCTTCCCCTACAGTGAGGGCATTTGTACCTTGTACCAAGTTACACTTCGCAGTTATCCCATCCTTCAAGCATGGGCCATTGTCATACTTCTTCATTACACTTGCAATGTGTATTTGCTCCCAGAGGACTTGCCTTTTCGCACCGCCGTGGGAGCTGCTAGCCAAAGAACCAgcaaccatcatcatcatacaTTAGTGCAATGCAACTCCCGGACTAGCAACTTGTACTTGTTTGGCTCCATCCTGTTGGGGTTGTTCCTAGCAACTTGCCTCTTCTCCATTCCGACGGCATATTTTGCCAAGGTTGTGGTTTTTGAGGAGAATCTTCGCTATTGCGAGATTGATCCTTCAGCCTTGGCCTCACCTCAAGGCAATGTGCACAAGGCAGTCTCCTTTTACTATCTCATCTACCAAGCCCTGCTTAGCTATTGGCTGCCCCTACTG GTGTCCATACCTTTCATGCTTCGTCTGGCTTACTCCAAACACGGGAATAAATATCCTGAGGTAGCTCTGGTCTCATCCACGGCCATCTCGTTCTTCGTGTTCTATCTTCTCCATGGATGCGTTGTCCTCATCCGTCACTCTCTGGATGTCTCCGGTCATGATCTCTCCACATACCACGCCTGGATGATCAAG gTGTTACAATCCCTCTTCTGGCTCCTGGCCTTTTCCTGGCACGTTTTCCGAGCCGCTCTGGTCATTCTACTTGACCCCGATCTCAAGGAGTCCGTGCTCCACCCGTCGTGTTGCTTTGCTAGGCGGTCCCCACCCGCATCGTCCGCGTCTACGATAGGAATCTTTCCCTCATCCTTCCACACTTCTCCTTCTCCGTTAGCCCTTTTTCGTGAGGGAAGGCGGGATCAGCACAACCAAGATCTCGAGAACCGTCTGCTTATGAAGGTGTCCACAATGCCCCTGTTTCGGGCCCCCCTTCCAGCCgttcaaaagaaagaggaacagATCCACTTGTTCCACGGGGAAGCTGATGATAGTACTCTCTAA
- the LOC131880852 gene encoding beta-1,4-glucuronyltransferase 1-like: protein MEFLAGRNLAYNMRSFLYSGGDWKNLSSKQNLCLALHSSLESLHHLPNVAKSFSGPISLSLFTPGTDYSKIDLFFRNMARCFPEIMRRMSLHAMFPTKIPLETESKTQFESMDCSNPRQFITTLLQKQSPHLQKLTYPQCHLRNLAQLGCQTPFTFVIDIDMRIPEQLDLGVEGFLKSQSNYCPNCVFILPVYEINTTQNKDRVPQNKKQLLKQIKMKQARIYHMQTYSWGQKMSNLDLWERLNESTSLEVAYGLERYQFTYEPMFIGPTSIPLFDERFDGFGLCRNTQFYELFVAGFQFKFLNNGFLTHIGFKVPGQREQWKFKELVKNQRLIPQFALEIRARYGQDPCEMSLKLRTFPASKWKDIQCANTTPSNKQYKLRQNNN, encoded by the exons ATGGAATTCCTGGCCGGCAGGAATCTTGCTTATAATATGAGATCATTCTTGTACTCTGGAGGCGATTGGAAGAACTTATCGTCTAAGCAAAATCTTTGCCTGGCCTTACACTCTTCACTTGAGAGTCTCCATCACCTTCCCAATGTAGCCAAAAGCTTTTCTGGTCCAATCAGCTTGTCTCTTTTCACCCCCGGAACCGATTATTCTAAAATAGATCTGTTTTTTAGGAACATGGCACGTTGCTTCCCAGAAATAATGAGGCGAATGTCACTTCATGCTATGTTCCCTACAAAGATccctcttgaaactgaaagtaaaACCCAATTTGAATCAATGGACTGCTCCAATCCTAGGCAATTTATCACGACCTTGCTCCAAAAACAATCTCCACACCTCCAGAAATTGACTTATCCCCAGTGTCATCTACGGAATCTAGCTCAACTCGGATGTCAGACTCCATTTACCTTTGTTATTGACATTGATATGAGGATCCCTGAACAACTAGACTTGGGAGTGGAAGGGTTCTTGAAGAGCCAAAGCAACTATTGTCCCAATTGCGTCTTCATACTTCCCGTGTATGAGATCAACACTACGCAGAACAAAGATCGAGTccctcaaaacaaaaagcaacttttgaaacaaataaaaatgaagcaaGCTCGAATTTATCACATGCAGACTTACAGCTGGGGACAAAAGATGTCCAACTTGGATCTTTGGGAGAGGCTGAATGAATCCACGAGTCTTGAAGTGGCATATGGATTGGAACGGTATCAATTTACTTATGAGCCAATGTTTATTGGACCAACGTCTATCCCATTATTTGATGAAAGGTTTGATGGGTTCGGACTTTGTCGAAATACGCAG TTTTACGAGTTGTTCGTAGCCggttttcaattcaaatttttgaataaCGGCTTCTTAACTCACATCGGTTTCAAAGTTCCTGGGCAACGAGAGCaatggaaattcaaggaacTGGTAAAGAATCAAAGGCTCATTCCTCAATTTGCACTGGAGATTCGAGCACGGTACGGACAGGATCCATGCGAAATGAGCTTGAAGCTTAGAACATTTCCGGCATCCAAGTGGAAGGACATACAATGTGCAAATACGACACCCAGTAACAAGCAATACAAACTGAGACAAAACAATAACTAA
- the LOC131881109 gene encoding lebercilin-like isoform X2: MSEEISEDEQSQGSARDGRKSRNSISKYHDDFYSENYDSEPEEGSSYASVPHVIDASNFGTSSSPMLSILSYQTSSNWSSTRSNSASKFVADRINSANLKAKKERLNSKKELQREVQDLREQNRLLNRTVKRQDLELSRLGGTRGELPTILHAHNEEVRVLKEKLKKISEVKRDLNLRLDRKDAELFRMRESNKNLTSLTQTKKLDQREQLQVELGNVQDQLVLRDQENSDMRHKIAIIEKSHRQQMNHLRGKYHGLVKKMDLAKQEIEKLKDDIKEKDKLIHRSHIYAHRYNRRSNHSRMSGAISMFSINTRSDDDISEIDGTDKKALGHISPAVDREKDERHSMTKSETSESQENLENQADNDDQNETQGEEGGPSRKMMDRKDTFVREQNMDDDDDDDSKPTNDVEAHESPEKDTAKVDEESGNGGPDYDKSTLNSEEHDLKSDTNQQISRRDNSFISSREFFQSNGIVIQEKSYPKSEGANQNEPNSNQSSEDSPQKTGIHEMSDDDKMALWMPKGMSSRSSSIGSNPNPSSKGTPTHDSPSYRSRRATLDEKPLDSSKKVGLLAQLNDIDQSGSLKPANVYGDSFKAGGYSPSFGPAMKQQASVTFSTDYGDELTKGKGGFKAHGDLDQSLNSSIGSVNSVVSRKTNLMEELFGPGAK; encoded by the exons ATGTCTGAAGAAATATCTGAAGACGAACAAAG TCAAGGTTCAGCGAGAGATGGGAGAAAATCTAgaaattcaatatcaaaatatcatgatGACTTCTACAGCGAGAATTATGACTCTGAGCCAGAGGAAg GTTCATCCTACGCCTCGGTTCCTCATGTGATAGATGCGTCCAATTTCGGAACCTCCTCCAGTCCAATGCTTTCAATCTTGTCTTACCAAACATCTTCCAATTGGAGCTCAACCAGATCTAATAGCGCCTCCAAATTTGTAGCAGATCGAATAAATTCTGCCAACCTAAAAGCCAAAAAGGAGCGGCTCAATTCCAAAAAAGAGCTCCAAAGAGAAGTACAG GACTTGAGAGAGCAAAACCGACTCTTAAATCGTACCGTAAAAAGGCAAGATCTAGAATTGAGTCGCTTGGGTGGAACCCGAGGCGAGCTACCAACCATTCTACACGCACACAACGAAGAGGTCAGAGTTCTTAAGGAAAAGCTCAAAAAG ATTTCGGAAGTCAAAAGGGATCTCAACCTTCGATTGGATCGCAAGGACGCTGAGTTGTTCAGGATGAGAGAGTCTAATAAGAATCTTACGTCCTTGACTCAAACCAAGAAGCTGGATCAAAGGGAGCAGCTTCAAGTAGAACTTGGAAATGTTCAAGACCAATTGGTTTTAAGAGATCAAGAGAATTCA GATATGAGGCACAAGATTGCCATCATTGAAAAGAGCCATCGGCAACAGATGAACCATTTGCGTGGGAAATATCATGGACTGGTCAAGAAGATGGATCTAGCCAAACAAGAGATTGAAAAGTTGAAGGATGATATCAAGGAGAAAGATAAACTCATCCATCGGAGCCACATCTATGCCCATAGATATAACAGGAGGAGCAATCATAGTCGAATGTCTGGAGCGATTAGCATGTTTAGCATAAACACTAGGTCAGATGACGACATTAGTGAAATTGATGGAACCGATAAAAAGGCTCTGGGTCACATTTCGCCTGCAGTTGATCGAGAAAAGGATGAGCGGCATTCTATGACAAAATCAGAGACTTCCGAAAGCCAAGAGAACCTCGAGAACCAAGCAGATAACGATGATCAAAACGAAACTCAAGGAGAGGAAGGTGGACCGTCCAGGAAGATGATGGATCGAAAAGACACGTTTGTGAGGGAGCAAAatatggatgatgatgatgatgatgattcgaAACCTACAAATGATGTGGAAGCCCATGAATCACCTGAAAAAGACACGGCAAAAGTGGACGAAGAGTCAGGCAATGGTGGGCCTGACTATGACAAGTCAACATTAAACTCGGAGGAGCATGATTTGAAATCGGATACCAATCAACAAATCTCGAGACGAGATAACTCGTTCATAAGCTCGAGGGAGTTCttccaaagtaatggaatcGTCATACAAGAGAAATCGTACCCCAAAAGCGAAGGAGCCAATCAA AACGAGCCAAACAGCAACCAATCCAGTGAAGATTCGCCCCAAAAGACCGGAATCCACGAAATGTCCGATGATGATAAAATGGCACTCTGGATGCCGAAAGGGATGTCTTCAAGATCTTCTTCCATTGGCtccaatccaaatccaagCAGCAAAGG CACTCCCACTCATGACAGCCCATCATATCGGTCCCGAAGAGCTACATTGGATGAAAAGCCATTAGACAGCTCGAAGAAAGTTGGACTTCTAGCCCAACTAAATGACATTGATCAATCAGGATCCTTGAAACCAGCCAACGTGTATGGGGATTCATTCAAAGCTGGAGGATACTCGCCATCTTTTGGTCCTGCCATGAAGCAACAGGCCTCTGTCACGTTTAGCACAGACTATGGAGATGAGTTAACTAAAGGGAAAGGGGGCTTTAAGGCTCACGGAGACCTTGATCAATCATTGAACTCGTCCATCGGATCCGTCAACTCGGTTGTAAGTCGAAAGACCAATCTTATGGAGGAACTTTTTGGTCCTGGGGCCAAATGA